The Toxorhynchites rutilus septentrionalis strain SRP chromosome 3, ASM2978413v1, whole genome shotgun sequence genome includes a region encoding these proteins:
- the LOC129777697 gene encoding pachytene checkpoint protein 2 homolog — MDKPEQINIEIACTKGFNKKLPHSDLQQAIHLYLAENKNIVKDHVFHVNYAHVESIMVCDEITEMTPRTNLCLYTYLLSEGTGEEETVQQDGDEVQVSNHWLLPAREFHGLWESLIYEDDLKENLLSFVQTTMLFSKKMVNVNLVACNRLILLHGPPGTGKTSLCKALAQKLAIRMTNHYTHAHLIEINSHSLFSKWFSESGKLVQKVFGQIHDLCQDRSSLVCVLVDEVESIAFARESISNNEPSDSIRVVNAVLTQLDRIRKYPNVFVLATSNLTTSIDIAFLDRADIVQFIGNPTVAAIYEIYRSALEDLQNVDIIKDAEALPTYLEANVDTVVSNNMKIVSELSLGLSGRSLRKVPFLAHALFVKQEETTLLKFLSAMRNAIRRMQNDKRMLGAEKRPSSIPNADSSACESSTSRGVDSGVVSM, encoded by the exons ATGGATAAACCAGAACAGATCAATATTGAAATCGCCTGTACAAAAGG ATTCAACAAAAAGCTGCCACATTCCGACCTGCAGCAGGCAATCCATTTGTATCTCgcggaaaataaaaatattgttaagGACCATGTTTTTCATGTTAACTACGCACACGTTGAAAGTATTATGGTTTGTGACGAAATTACGGAGATGACCCCGCGGACAAATTTGTGTCTATATACGTATCTGCTGTCCGAAGGGACAGGCGAGGAAGAAACCGTCCAACAGGACGGAGACGAAGTCCAGGTTTCGAATCATTGGTTGCTTCCGGCCAGAGAATTCCACGGTTTGTGGGAAAGTTTAATTTACGAAGACGACCTAAAAGAAAATCTGTTGAGTTTCGTGCAGACGACTATGCTTTTCTCGAAGAAGATGGTGAACGTGAATCTTGTCGCCTGCAACAGGCTTATTCTTTTGCACGGTCCACCTGGGACAGGGAAAACAAGCCTCTGTAAAGCATTGGCCCAAAAGCTAGCGATCCGAATGACAAATCATTACACCCATGCGCATCTAATCGAGATCAACAGTCACAGTCTATTCTCGAAATGGTTCTCCGAGAGTGGGAAACTGGTGCAGAAGGTTTTCGGTCAGATTCATGATCTCTGCCAAGACCGGTCCTCGCTGGTGTGCGTTCTAGTGGACGAAGTGGAATCGATTGCATTCGCTAGGGAATCAATCTCGAATAACGAACCAAGCGACAGTATTCGAGTGGTGAATGCGGTGCTGACGCAGCTGGACCGAATCCGAAAGTATCCGAATGTGTTTGTGTTGGCTACCTCGAATTTGACCACCAGCATAGACATAGCGTTTCTGGACCGGGCCGATATTGTGCAATTCATTGGTAATCCCACCGTGGCAGCGATTTACGAAATTTACCGATCGGCGTTAGAGGATTTGCAAAATGTGGATATTATAAAAGATGCGGAAGCCCTACCGACTTATTTGGAGGCGAATGTCGACACGGTTGTAAGCAATAATATGAAAATTGTGTCGGAGCTGAGTCTGGGATTGAGCGGAAGAAGTTTGAGAAAGGTTCCTTTTCTAGCTCACGCTCTGTTCGTGAAGCAGGAAGAAACGACGctacttaaatttttgagtgCTATGAGGAATGCCATTCGTAGGATGCAGAATGATAAACGAATGCTGGGAGCTGAGAAGCGACCATCGAGTATACCTAACGCAGATTCTTCGGCTTGTGAGAGCAGTACTAGTAGAGGGGTTGATAGTGGTGTTGTGAGCATGTAG